In Ancylobacter polymorphus, a genomic segment contains:
- a CDS encoding GlxA family transcriptional regulator, whose protein sequence is MTHSRNPRAAFMVGAGMFYDGVAEPLTFNFLLIDNLSMMSLSSAIEPLRSANRLLDREAFRWRLCSIDGAPVTASNGIELQARPVEEALEGAHAVFVCGGMRIAPVDEKRYLAMLRQAARRGLAVGSLSTGSHLVAKAGLLDGYRCTIHWENAAAFEEAFPKVIATGKIYEIDRDRLTCSGGTAAMDMMLHIIADRHDPDLAQRVANQFHHERIRDANDEQRGGRLRRVGSLPAPLQRTIQTMQANLESPVSVGELADAANLSPRQLERLFGRHLGMTPARYYIALRVDRARELLIYTNQPILEIAVAVGFASTSHLGQWFKRIFGMRPGELREKASRRQGMGGDVASLSPAVAFGTASEL, encoded by the coding sequence ATGACGCATTCACGTAATCCTCGCGCTGCCTTCATGGTGGGTGCCGGCATGTTCTACGATGGCGTCGCGGAGCCACTGACCTTCAATTTCCTGCTCATCGATAATCTGTCGATGATGAGCCTGTCCTCGGCCATCGAGCCGCTTCGCTCCGCCAATCGCCTCCTGGATCGCGAGGCATTCCGCTGGCGGCTTTGCAGCATCGACGGGGCCCCGGTCACCGCCTCCAACGGTATTGAGTTGCAGGCTCGACCGGTGGAGGAAGCGCTGGAAGGCGCACACGCGGTCTTCGTCTGCGGCGGCATGCGCATCGCCCCGGTGGACGAGAAGCGCTATCTCGCGATGCTGCGTCAGGCGGCGCGGCGCGGTCTGGCGGTTGGCTCACTGTCGACCGGCAGCCATCTGGTGGCAAAGGCTGGCCTGCTCGACGGCTATCGCTGTACCATTCACTGGGAGAACGCCGCCGCCTTCGAAGAGGCGTTTCCCAAGGTTATCGCCACCGGCAAAATCTACGAGATCGACCGCGACCGGCTCACCTGCTCGGGCGGCACGGCGGCGATGGACATGATGCTGCACATCATCGCCGACCGGCACGATCCCGATCTTGCCCAGCGCGTGGCGAACCAGTTCCATCACGAGCGCATCCGCGACGCCAATGACGAGCAGCGTGGCGGCCGGTTGAGGCGCGTCGGCAGCCTGCCTGCACCGCTCCAGCGCACGATCCAGACCATGCAGGCCAATCTGGAGAGCCCGGTCAGCGTCGGTGAGCTCGCTGACGCCGCCAATTTGAGCCCGCGCCAACTGGAGCGCCTGTTCGGCCGCCATCTCGGCATGACCCCGGCGCGATATTACATCGCGCTGCGGGTCGACCGCGCGCGCGAATTGCTGATCTACACCAACCAGCCAATCCTCGAGATCGCGGTGGCAGTCGGCTTCGCCTCCACCTCGCATCTCGGCCAGTGGTTCAAGCGCATCTTCGGCATGCGTCCAGGCGAACTGCGCGAGAAGGCGAGCCGCCGTCAGGGCATGGGAGGCGACGTCGCCTCCCTGTCACCCGCTGTCGCATTCGGCACGGCGTCCGAACTGTAA
- a CDS encoding MmgE/PrpD family protein produces MPRRETVGIVSDVSAGLHEGDLMHVQSFIHDLRSSDLPAPVMAMARRCLLDLIGVAASGRRTDLARIVTNHAARQFSAGEGRGARMIFDGRRVSPVGAAYAGASLIDSFDAHDGHALTKGHAGVAVLPALLAFWEAENLALDDREVLTSIVIGYEIATRAGIALHASACDYHTSGAWNALACAALGSRLMKLSPAQTREALGTAEYHGPRSQMMRCIDYPTMLKDGSGWGALAGVSAAYLAADGFTGAPALTLEAPEQQALWGDLGSRWYILDQYFKPYPVCRWAQPAVQAAHDLMTAHGLSGSDIADVEVRSFAEAVRLHSARPTTTEEAQYSLPFPLAAMIMRGRLGADEITGAGLRDAAVLDLSSSIRLVEDPEICARFPAERFAIVSLGTKDGRRVTSEWTQAHGGPANPLSDLEVSAKYHSLAGQLGDNRRQAIETMVAAMGAGAPAGDLADLVLEPIGDAA; encoded by the coding sequence ATGCCGCGCCGCGAGACTGTCGGGATTGTGTCCGACGTCTCGGCCGGCCTTCACGAAGGCGACCTGATGCACGTCCAGAGCTTCATTCACGATCTGCGTTCCTCCGATCTGCCGGCGCCGGTAATGGCTATGGCGCGACGCTGCCTTCTCGATCTGATCGGCGTGGCAGCGAGCGGCAGGCGCACCGATCTGGCGCGGATCGTCACCAATCACGCCGCCCGGCAGTTCAGCGCCGGCGAGGGACGTGGCGCGCGGATGATCTTCGACGGCCGCCGCGTTTCGCCGGTTGGTGCCGCCTATGCCGGCGCCTCCTTGATCGATTCCTTCGATGCCCATGACGGCCACGCCCTGACCAAGGGCCACGCCGGCGTCGCCGTTCTGCCGGCGCTGCTGGCCTTTTGGGAGGCCGAGAATTTGGCGCTGGACGACCGCGAAGTGCTGACCTCCATCGTCATCGGCTATGAGATCGCGACCCGGGCCGGCATCGCTCTGCATGCGAGTGCCTGCGACTACCATACCTCCGGCGCCTGGAACGCGCTGGCCTGCGCCGCGCTCGGCTCCCGCCTCATGAAGCTTTCGCCCGCGCAGACGCGCGAAGCGCTGGGCACCGCCGAATATCACGGCCCGCGCAGCCAGATGATGCGCTGCATCGACTATCCCACAATGTTGAAGGACGGCTCCGGGTGGGGCGCGCTGGCCGGTGTCTCCGCCGCCTATCTCGCGGCCGACGGTTTCACCGGGGCGCCGGCCCTGACGCTGGAGGCGCCCGAACAGCAGGCGCTGTGGGGCGATCTCGGCTCGCGCTGGTACATTCTTGACCAATACTTCAAGCCTTACCCTGTCTGTCGCTGGGCGCAGCCGGCGGTGCAGGCGGCACACGACCTAATGACCGCGCATGGGCTCAGCGGTTCAGACATCGCCGATGTCGAGGTGCGTAGCTTCGCCGAAGCGGTGCGGCTGCATTCGGCCCGACCGACCACGACGGAAGAGGCTCAGTACAGCCTGCCGTTCCCGCTCGCGGCGATGATTATGCGCGGGCGTCTCGGTGCCGACGAGATCACCGGCGCCGGGCTGCGCGATGCGGCGGTGCTCGATTTGTCGTCGTCGATCCGTCTTGTCGAGGATCCCGAGATCTGTGCGCGCTTCCCGGCCGAACGTTTCGCCATTGTATCTCTAGGCACCAAGGATGGCCGCCGGGTCACTTCCGAGTGGACGCAGGCGCATGGCGGCCCGGCCAACCCGTTGTCGGATCTGGAGGTCTCCGCCAAGTATCACTCGCTTGCGGGGCAGCTCGGCGACAATCGCCGCCAGGCGATCGAGACCATGGTCGCGGCCATGGGTGCCGGCGCGCCCGCGGGTGATCTTGCCGATCTGGTGCTGGAACCGATCGGGGACGCGGCATGA
- a CDS encoding ABC transporter permease: MTGARTAHPMAALASLWRLIVLGLVFLLGIWASTSGTLTAMLAYREDIAFLTVQHLELVAISSAIAIVTGIPIGILLARRSLGMFGPVLAQIINLGTTIPTLAILALAMTVLGLGAPPAIFGLAVLTLLPVVLNTVSGLRAVPPALIEAARGMGMTPAQILFQVEIPNALFVMAAGIRTALAINVGTVPLAFLIGGGGLGELIFTGIDLMDTGLLLAGAIPTAMLAVSIDFIAGQLQFWLVPRGVNPLR; encoded by the coding sequence ATGACCGGGGCGCGCACCGCACATCCGATGGCGGCGCTGGCGAGCCTGTGGCGGCTCATCGTGCTCGGCCTCGTGTTCTTGCTCGGCATATGGGCGAGCACGAGCGGTACGCTTACCGCTATGCTAGCCTATCGCGAGGATATCGCCTTCCTCACGGTGCAGCATCTCGAACTGGTGGCGATCTCCAGCGCGATTGCAATCGTCACCGGCATTCCGATCGGCATCCTGCTGGCGCGGCGAAGCCTTGGCATGTTTGGGCCGGTGCTGGCCCAGATCATCAATCTCGGCACCACCATCCCGACGCTCGCGATCCTTGCTCTGGCAATGACGGTGCTGGGTCTCGGCGCGCCGCCGGCGATCTTCGGCCTTGCCGTTCTCACCCTGCTGCCGGTGGTGCTGAACACGGTTTCCGGGCTGCGCGCCGTGCCGCCCGCGCTGATCGAGGCCGCGCGCGGCATGGGCATGACCCCGGCGCAGATCCTGTTTCAGGTCGAGATTCCCAACGCGCTGTTCGTGATGGCGGCCGGCATCCGCACCGCTCTCGCCATCAATGTCGGCACCGTGCCACTGGCCTTTCTGATCGGCGGCGGCGGCCTTGGCGAACTGATCTTCACTGGCATCGACCTGATGGACACCGGCCTGTTGCTGGCGGGGGCGATCCCCACGGCGATGCTGGCGGTGAGCATCGATTTTATCGCGGGTCAGCTGCAGTTCTGGCTGGTACCACGCGGTGTCAACCCTTTGAGATAA
- a CDS encoding NAD(P)/FAD-dependent oxidoreductase yields MPVSDHPEKAIGTADLPKGASVVVVGGGVTGLSAAWWLARNGVDVVVIEKGIVGWEASGRNGGGCSHHHSPLFAEEQRLWPLMDEMLGYPTEFQPNRVRIALNEKQLTLYTRAVVNARHQGFRIDEIDAKQVRDLVPLAGTNVFAGHYYHFGGHANPHRTVQAYAWALQDLGGRVIQHTGVTGFRVEGGKVAAVETDRGCIGCDHLVLAAGPQTGRLAGLLGLDLPMKVARAEMIVTEALPLMPIGGVDGNGLYGRQTLRGNLAYGGGPHEWVETEQLPGRARPSTPLMQNIAKRVAELLPLAGHVKIIRSWAGLIENTPDGRPVIDRPEGWENLTLATLSGVGFGLSPASGHAIQQLVTDGSCRFADLSTLRLSRFAHLEPDWAALQGWQSMQMAS; encoded by the coding sequence ATGCCAGTGAGTGATCACCCCGAGAAAGCCATCGGCACGGCGGACTTGCCCAAGGGTGCGTCGGTCGTCGTGGTCGGCGGCGGCGTGACCGGCCTCTCCGCCGCCTGGTGGCTGGCACGCAACGGCGTCGATGTCGTCGTCATCGAGAAGGGCATCGTCGGCTGGGAGGCCTCGGGCCGCAATGGCGGCGGTTGCTCGCATCATCACTCGCCGCTGTTTGCCGAAGAGCAGCGCCTCTGGCCGCTGATGGACGAGATGCTCGGTTACCCCACCGAGTTCCAGCCCAACCGGGTGCGCATCGCACTGAACGAGAAGCAGCTCACGCTTTACACCCGCGCGGTGGTGAACGCCCGTCACCAGGGATTCCGTATCGACGAGATCGACGCGAAGCAGGTGCGCGATCTGGTGCCGCTCGCCGGCACCAATGTATTTGCCGGCCACTACTACCACTTCGGCGGCCACGCCAATCCCCACCGCACCGTGCAGGCCTATGCCTGGGCGCTGCAGGACCTCGGCGGCCGGGTGATCCAGCACACCGGCGTCACCGGGTTTCGCGTGGAAGGCGGCAAGGTCGCCGCCGTCGAGACAGATCGCGGGTGCATAGGCTGCGACCATCTGGTCCTTGCTGCCGGGCCGCAGACTGGCCGTCTCGCCGGCCTGCTCGGTCTCGACCTCCCGATGAAGGTCGCCCGCGCCGAGATGATCGTCACCGAGGCGCTCCCGCTGATGCCGATCGGTGGGGTCGACGGCAATGGGCTCTATGGCCGACAGACGCTGCGCGGCAATCTCGCTTATGGCGGCGGCCCGCATGAATGGGTCGAGACCGAGCAACTACCCGGCCGCGCGCGCCCCTCTACTCCGCTGATGCAGAACATCGCCAAGCGCGTCGCCGAGCTCCTGCCTCTGGCGGGGCACGTCAAGATCATCCGCTCCTGGGCCGGCCTGATCGAGAACACGCCGGACGGCCGCCCGGTCATCGACCGGCCCGAAGGCTGGGAGAACCTGACTCTCGCCACGCTTTCCGGCGTCGGCTTCGGCCTGTCGCCCGCGAGCGGCCATGCCATCCAGCAACTTGTCACCGACGGCAGCTGCAGGTTTGCCGATCTTTCGACGCTGCGCCTGTCGCGCTTTGCCCATCTGGAGCCGGACTGGGCCGCGCTTCAGGGCTGGCAGTCGATGCAGATGGCCTCCTGA
- a CDS encoding ABC transporter ATP-binding protein: MIRLKNLTKIYGAITAVDNVSMEVGAGEVCVLLGPSGCGKTTTMKMVNRLIEPSGGRIFIDGKDVTEVNPVELRRSIGYVIQQIGLFPNKTVEDNICVVPDMLGHDRKASRRRAAELLEMVNLEPAAYAKRYPKELSGGQQQRVGVIRALAADPPVLLMDEPFGAIDPINREVIQDEFMKLQSALKKTVIFVSHDIDEAVKMASRIAIFRSGRLIQYDTPDNILAHPTDSFVADFVGQDRTLKRLRLISVREAMTVNPPTVVADDSVETAIAKMEGHGHISVVMVSPQGKVLGCVRLEALRGKRGKVGEHYEKLTSVVRSDNNLRNAVSQMFTNDQSWLACVNADGVYEGYITQRGITHLLAATYRDK; encoded by the coding sequence ATGATTCGGCTCAAGAACCTCACCAAGATCTACGGCGCCATCACCGCGGTCGACAATGTCAGCATGGAAGTCGGCGCTGGCGAGGTGTGCGTCCTGCTCGGTCCGTCCGGCTGCGGCAAGACCACGACCATGAAAATGGTGAACCGTCTGATCGAGCCTTCGGGCGGGCGCATCTTCATCGACGGGAAGGACGTCACCGAGGTGAACCCGGTCGAGTTGCGCCGCTCCATCGGCTACGTCATCCAGCAGATCGGCCTGTTCCCCAACAAGACGGTCGAGGACAATATTTGCGTTGTCCCGGACATGCTTGGCCATGACCGCAAGGCCTCGCGCAGGCGCGCCGCCGAACTGCTGGAAATGGTCAATCTCGAACCGGCGGCCTACGCCAAGCGCTACCCGAAGGAGCTTTCTGGTGGCCAGCAGCAGCGCGTGGGCGTGATCCGCGCGCTAGCGGCCGATCCGCCGGTGCTGCTCATGGACGAGCCGTTCGGCGCCATCGATCCGATCAACCGCGAGGTGATCCAGGACGAGTTCATGAAGCTGCAGTCAGCGCTGAAGAAGACCGTGATCTTCGTCAGCCACGACATCGACGAAGCAGTGAAGATGGCCTCGCGCATCGCCATCTTCCGCTCTGGCCGGCTCATCCAGTATGACACGCCCGACAATATCCTCGCCCACCCGACCGACAGCTTCGTTGCCGATTTCGTCGGGCAGGACCGCACGCTGAAGCGCCTGCGACTGATCTCGGTGCGCGAGGCGATGACTGTGAATCCGCCCACCGTGGTGGCGGACGACAGTGTCGAGACCGCAATCGCGAAGATGGAGGGACATGGCCACATCTCAGTGGTGATGGTGAGCCCACAGGGCAAGGTGCTCGGCTGCGTGCGGCTGGAAGCGCTGCGTGGCAAGCGCGGCAAGGTCGGCGAGCACTATGAGAAGCTCACCAGCGTGGTGCGCTCCGACAACAATCTGCGCAACGCGGTCTCGCAGATGTTCACCAACGACCAATCCTGGCTCGCCTGCGTAAACGCCGACGGCGTCTATGAGGGCTACATAACCCAGCGGGGCATCACGCACCTGCTCGCTGCCACCTATCGGGATAAGTGA
- a CDS encoding carbon-nitrogen hydrolase family protein has product MKNSLHIAVAQTATPPETHDEAIVMVQRALGAAPEAQLIVLPELALCGYGEAERVQRLAVEKDSAFIRQVAELARCSGTGLITGYAEQAGHMRYNSAIAIGPDGKVRGNYRKVNLWGPYEKSLFAPGTPSPVMEWDGLKLGLLICYDLEFAEAARDLVLRGADTLIVISATSRPYSMVPDVLVPARGYENGCHVVYANVVGRDAAFNFIGMSRITAPDGSILARADDQGAAIISAEVKRATVDAWRAGHDYLADRRSDIYRLS; this is encoded by the coding sequence ATGAAAAACAGCCTTCATATCGCGGTCGCCCAGACCGCCACGCCGCCGGAGACCCATGACGAGGCAATTGTCATGGTGCAGCGAGCCCTCGGCGCTGCGCCGGAAGCCCAGCTCATCGTGCTGCCGGAGCTCGCTCTGTGCGGCTATGGGGAGGCCGAGCGCGTGCAGCGCCTCGCTGTGGAGAAGGATTCCGCGTTCATCCGGCAGGTGGCCGAGCTTGCCCGGTGCTCGGGAACGGGCCTGATCACCGGCTACGCCGAGCAGGCGGGGCACATGCGCTACAATTCCGCCATCGCCATCGGGCCCGATGGCAAGGTGCGCGGCAATTATCGCAAGGTGAACCTCTGGGGGCCTTACGAGAAAAGCCTGTTTGCGCCCGGCACACCCTCGCCGGTCATGGAGTGGGATGGCCTAAAGCTTGGCCTGCTGATCTGCTACGATCTGGAGTTCGCCGAGGCCGCCCGCGATCTCGTGCTGCGGGGCGCGGATACGCTCATTGTCATCAGCGCCACCAGCCGCCCCTATAGCATGGTGCCGGATGTGCTAGTGCCGGCACGCGGCTATGAGAATGGCTGCCACGTCGTCTACGCCAATGTCGTCGGCCGTGATGCCGCGTTCAATTTCATCGGCATGAGTCGCATCACCGCGCCGGACGGATCGATTCTGGCGAGAGCGGACGATCAGGGCGCCGCGATCATTTCGGCCGAGGTAAAGCGCGCCACTGTCGACGCCTGGCGGGCGGGTCACGATTATCTGGCCGACCGCCGGTCGGATATCTACCGGCTGAGCTGA
- a CDS encoding glycine betaine ABC transporter substrate-binding protein, translated as MSMRFLKRAAVAAFLLGAAGAASAATIVVGGKNYTEQQLMAEMTAQLLKAKGFEVDKRAGLGTAPLRQAQENGQIDVYWEYTGTSLITFNKITDKLDAAGTYAKVKELDAAKGLVWLDPSKANNTYAFAMRAADAKAKDIVSISDLSAKIKGGDKLTFGSNAEFYARPDGLKPLEDSYGFSFGRDSVKRMDTGIVYQALKDGQVDVGLVFATDGRIPAFDFVVLKDDKGYFPTYAMTPVIRKQVLDANPQLAEILNGLSAKLDDATMAKLNASIDVDKKTVEEAAASFLKQQGLI; from the coding sequence ATGTCCATGCGTTTCCTGAAACGGGCCGCCGTAGCCGCCTTTCTTCTTGGAGCGGCCGGCGCGGCGAGCGCCGCGACCATCGTGGTCGGCGGCAAGAACTACACCGAGCAGCAGCTCATGGCGGAGATGACTGCCCAACTGCTCAAGGCCAAGGGCTTCGAAGTGGACAAGCGCGCGGGCCTCGGCACCGCGCCACTGCGCCAGGCCCAGGAGAATGGCCAGATCGACGTGTACTGGGAATACACCGGTACTTCGCTAATCACCTTCAACAAGATTACCGACAAGCTCGACGCCGCCGGCACCTATGCCAAGGTGAAGGAACTCGACGCCGCCAAGGGGCTCGTCTGGCTCGATCCGTCGAAGGCCAACAACACCTATGCCTTCGCGATGCGCGCCGCGGATGCCAAGGCCAAGGATATCGTCTCGATCTCCGACCTGTCGGCCAAGATCAAGGGCGGCGACAAGCTTACCTTCGGCTCCAACGCCGAGTTCTACGCTCGCCCGGACGGCCTGAAGCCACTGGAGGACAGCTATGGCTTCAGCTTCGGCCGTGACTCGGTGAAGCGCATGGATACGGGCATCGTCTATCAGGCTCTGAAGGATGGTCAGGTCGATGTCGGTCTGGTCTTCGCCACCGACGGGCGTATCCCGGCCTTCGACTTCGTGGTGCTGAAGGACGACAAGGGCTATTTCCCGACCTATGCGATGACCCCGGTCATCCGCAAGCAGGTGCTTGATGCCAACCCGCAGCTCGCCGAGATCCTGAACGGCCTGTCCGCCAAGCTCGACGACGCCACCATGGCGAAGCTCAACGCCTCGATCGACGTCGATAAGAAGACGGTAGAAGAAGCGGCCGCCAGCTTCCTGAAGCAGCAGGGCCTGATCTGA
- a CDS encoding glycine betaine ABC transporter substrate-binding protein, with the protein MISRFTRRAICAAAAAAFAFTAVSLPKAQAADAIKIGWPNITEQAMLGIMAALVIEKKLGLPVERFPNLGGTGIAQQAIISGAIDVLPDYTGDALANVLKLDPITDPKKAYEVVRDGYKDKYKITWLAPTSFNNTYALALKADKAKELKIKTISDLAAQAPKWTLGSSVEFAARPLDGYPGMSKHYGFKFGSIKPMEIGLMYTAVDSGSVDVIVAFATDARIGKVGLAVLDDDKLFFPAYNAAITVRDDVLAKHPEIGPAIEAVTNSLDTETQIKLNGQADIDGLDIEKVAEIYLKEKGFIPK; encoded by the coding sequence ATGATTTCGCGTTTCACCCGCCGCGCCATTTGCGCCGCTGCTGCGGCCGCGTTCGCCTTTACCGCCGTGTCCCTGCCGAAGGCGCAGGCCGCGGACGCCATCAAGATCGGTTGGCCGAACATCACCGAGCAGGCCATGCTCGGCATCATGGCGGCGCTGGTCATTGAGAAGAAGCTCGGCCTGCCCGTTGAGCGCTTCCCGAACCTCGGCGGCACCGGCATCGCCCAGCAGGCTATAATCTCCGGCGCCATCGATGTGCTGCCGGACTACACCGGCGACGCACTCGCCAACGTGCTGAAGCTCGATCCGATCACCGACCCGAAAAAGGCCTATGAAGTCGTCCGCGACGGCTACAAGGACAAGTACAAGATCACCTGGCTGGCGCCCACCAGCTTCAATAACACCTATGCGCTGGCACTGAAGGCGGACAAGGCCAAGGAACTGAAGATCAAGACCATCTCCGACCTTGCCGCGCAGGCGCCGAAGTGGACGCTCGGTTCGTCGGTCGAATTCGCCGCGCGTCCGCTCGACGGCTATCCCGGCATGAGCAAGCACTACGGGTTCAAGTTCGGTTCGATCAAGCCGATGGAAATCGGCCTCATGTACACCGCCGTCGATAGCGGCTCGGTCGACGTCATCGTTGCCTTCGCCACCGATGCGCGCATCGGCAAGGTCGGCCTCGCTGTGCTCGACGACGACAAGCTGTTCTTCCCGGCCTACAACGCCGCCATCACCGTCCGCGATGACGTGCTCGCCAAGCATCCGGAGATTGGCCCGGCGATCGAGGCCGTCACCAACTCGCTCGACACCGAAACCCAGATCAAGCTGAACGGACAGGCGGACATTGACGGCCTCGACATCGAGAAGGTCGCCGAGATCTACCTGAAGGAGAAGGGCTTCATTCCCAAGTGA
- a CDS encoding ABC transporter permease, translating to METLNFAIANWSQILARGWEHISLVGVAVSVAVLTGVPIGILITQSRVAAERVLYVAAIIMTIPSIAFFGLLIPVLSPIGQGIGYLPAVIALIFYSQLPIIRNTYAAIMNIDPALREAARGMGMTAFQRLREVELPVALPVIINGVRNAVVLNIAIATIATYIGAGGLGVFISRGISQTDPRQLITGAVAVSVLAIIADLGLLLLQRRLTPVGLRQS from the coding sequence TTGGAAACGCTGAACTTCGCCATAGCGAACTGGTCGCAGATCCTCGCCCGGGGCTGGGAACACATCTCGCTTGTCGGCGTCGCGGTGAGCGTCGCGGTGCTGACCGGCGTGCCGATCGGCATCCTGATCACGCAGAGCCGGGTGGCGGCGGAGCGCGTGCTCTATGTCGCAGCGATCATCATGACGATCCCGTCCATCGCCTTCTTCGGCCTGCTAATCCCGGTGCTTTCGCCGATCGGGCAAGGCATCGGCTATCTGCCGGCGGTGATCGCGCTGATCTTTTATTCGCAGCTGCCGATCATCCGAAACACCTATGCCGCGATCATGAACATCGACCCGGCGCTGCGGGAGGCTGCGCGCGGCATGGGCATGACGGCGTTCCAGCGCTTGCGTGAGGTCGAGCTGCCGGTCGCACTCCCGGTGATCATCAACGGCGTGCGCAACGCCGTGGTGCTGAACATCGCGATCGCCACCATCGCGACCTATATCGGCGCCGGCGGTCTAGGCGTGTTCATTTCGCGCGGAATCTCGCAGACCGATCCGCGTCAGCTCATCACCGGGGCCGTCGCGGTAAGCGTCCTCGCCATCATCGCCGATCTCGGACTTCTCCTGCTGCAGCGACGGCTCACCCCCGTCGGACTGCGCCAATCCTGA
- a CDS encoding NAD(P)/FAD-dependent oxidoreductase yields the protein MTIDQRSVADKKLAVEGHTQLLVVGAGPAGLAAAIDGAQRGLSVMLVDENPVPFETMGESVPLHFGGRVGGMARNRNAMMEAMLASAPGIAEAFELGVDVRLGTACWGLYVNGSNLGWMPSPLAGLADDENGTHLVSFERAIVATGRRDMGLAFPGWEQPGVMGATAAVQLAKRYGALDGTRAVVLGTTAEALLAALDLQASGIEIAAIVEYAAAPVGPIDLVVAVRAAGIDIRCGEVVKSVETDLDGVRAAVTSSGSFPCDLVILGIGAVPMVDLIDAVGCKLAFQPERGGFTPLVDEEGQTSVEVIQAVGDCAGIWPAKSRTPDIAEAEARRATAAAARALGVATETPAAGPLPQAPGYDIDAYRKGWVHASIIAANAEPYVCQCEEVTAREILEVRPPRYLGWQASDNRERALSALLGDGPPNPDQIKRLTRAGMGPCQGRRCREQVQALLALQAAVPLGSVPLAGYRAPVRPLPLAAAAPRNEEAAFGEQWDSWFGMPRQWVPFWDVDREYTVASLAVEKPHASE from the coding sequence ATGACGATCGACCAGCGCTCCGTCGCCGACAAGAAGCTTGCCGTCGAGGGTCATACCCAGCTTCTCGTGGTCGGCGCCGGCCCTGCGGGGCTCGCGGCCGCGATCGACGGCGCGCAGCGCGGTCTGTCGGTCATGCTCGTCGACGAGAATCCGGTACCGTTCGAGACCATGGGCGAAAGCGTGCCGCTTCATTTCGGTGGTCGGGTCGGCGGCATGGCGCGCAACCGCAACGCCATGATGGAAGCCATGCTGGCAAGCGCGCCGGGCATCGCCGAGGCCTTCGAGCTCGGGGTCGATGTGCGCCTCGGCACCGCCTGCTGGGGGCTCTATGTCAATGGCAGCAATCTCGGCTGGATGCCCTCTCCTCTTGCCGGCCTGGCCGATGACGAAAACGGCACCCATCTCGTCAGCTTCGAGCGCGCGATCGTGGCCACCGGCCGCCGTGACATGGGGCTCGCCTTTCCCGGCTGGGAGCAGCCCGGCGTGATGGGCGCCACCGCCGCGGTGCAGCTGGCCAAGCGCTACGGCGCGCTGGACGGAACGCGCGCAGTCGTGCTCGGCACCACCGCCGAGGCCCTGCTCGCCGCTCTCGACCTTCAGGCCAGCGGCATCGAGATCGCCGCGATCGTGGAGTATGCCGCCGCCCCGGTCGGCCCCATCGATCTGGTGGTGGCGGTGCGGGCCGCCGGCATCGATATCCGCTGCGGCGAGGTCGTCAAATCGGTCGAAACCGATCTCGACGGTGTCCGCGCGGCCGTGACCTCCTCCGGCAGCTTTCCCTGCGATCTCGTCATTCTCGGCATTGGCGCGGTGCCGATGGTCGATCTCATCGACGCGGTGGGCTGCAAGCTGGCCTTCCAGCCCGAGCGCGGCGGCTTCACGCCGCTCGTCGATGAGGAGGGCCAGACCAGTGTCGAGGTGATTCAGGCGGTCGGCGATTGCGCCGGCATCTGGCCGGCCAAGAGCCGCACTCCCGACATTGCGGAAGCCGAGGCGCGCCGCGCAACGGCCGCCGCCGCACGCGCGCTCGGCGTTGCAACCGAAACGCCTGCCGCCGGTCCGCTGCCGCAGGCTCCGGGCTATGACATCGACGCCTATCGCAAGGGTTGGGTCCACGCGAGCATCATCGCCGCGAATGCAGAGCCATATGTATGCCAGTGCGAGGAAGTCACCGCCCGCGAAATCCTCGAAGTCCGCCCGCCGCGCTATCTCGGCTGGCAGGCCTCGGACAATCGCGAGCGCGCGCTTTCCGCCCTTCTCGGCGACGGCCCGCCGAACCCGGACCAGATCAAGCGCCTGACCCGGGCCGGTATGGGCCCTTGTCAGGGGCGGCGCTGCCGCGAGCAGGTGCAGGCCCTGCTGGCGTTGCAGGCCGCGGTGCCGCTCGGCTCGGTGCCGCTCGCCGGCTACCGCGCCCCGGTTCGCCCGCTCCCCCTCGCTGCCGCTGCACCGCGCAACGAGGAGGCCGCTTTCGGCGAGCAGTGGGATTCCTGGTTCGGTATGCCCCGTCAGTGGGTGCCGTTCTGGGACGTCGATCGCGAATACACTGTCGCCAGCCTTGCCGTGGAAAAGCCTCATGCCAGTGAGTGA